One window from the genome of Xiphophorus hellerii strain 12219 chromosome 16, Xiphophorus_hellerii-4.1, whole genome shotgun sequence encodes:
- the LOC116735008 gene encoding pentraxin fusion protein-like yields MRLSFVLVLFSISAAFSGSEAIRSLVFPSETSTSYVEMIATKPLKLTAFTLCMRVATELSGEREILLFAYRTNDIDELNVWRELDGRLSFYLSGDGVLFQVPDLGYLQTHLCFTWDSSSGAAAVFMNGRKSQTKIYRKGHTIRPGGRVILGQDPDSFLGEFDAKQSFVGEISDVTVWDSVLSDPAIQSLFNGRRVEKGNVFDWETVELIPFGEVEVMNVDLI; encoded by the exons ATGAGGCTGTCATTTGTTCTCGTTCTTTTTTCTATCTCTGCTGCATTCAGTG gGAGTGAGGCCATTCGAAGCCTGGTCTTCCCCAGTGAAACCAGTACCAGCTACGTAGAGATGATCGCTACAAAGCCGCTCAAGCTGACAGCGTTCACGCTGTGCATGCGTGTGGCTACCGAGCTCAGCGGCGAGAGAGAAATCCTCCTGTTTGCGTATCGGACCAACGACATTGATGAGCTGAATGTGTGGCGGGAGCTGGATGGAAG ATTGTCCTTCTACCTGAGTGGGGATGGAGTTCTGTTCCAAGTCCCGGACCTCGGCTACCTGCAGACTCACCTGTGCTTCACCTGGGACTCCAGCTCAGGCGCTGCGGCTGTCTTCATGAACGGCAGGAAGAGTCAGACCAAAATCTACCGGAAGGGTCACACCATCCGCCCCGGAGGCAGAGTCATCCTCGGCCAGGATCCTGACAGTTTTCTGGGCGAATTTGATGCAAAGCAGAGTTTTGTGGGAGAGATTTCTGATGTGACCGTGTGGGACTCCGTCCTGTCAGACCCTGCCATCCAAAGtctgtttaatgggagaagggTGGAAAAAGGAAATGTGTTTGACTGGGAAACTGTGGAGCTTATACCGTTTGGAGAGGTGGAGGTCATGAATGTTGATCTGATCtga
- the LOC116736222 gene encoding polycomb protein suz12-B-like, with protein sequence MAPHKQSSSGGGHHHVGFGSGGKTNGLYQPPSAAAKKPNMQLIQADHELFLQAFEKPTQIYRFLRTRNLIAPIFLHRTLTYMSHRNSRSNTRRKTSKVDNLLFKVEKMRGEQETLSLASNLQLTFTGFFHTAGKSSQDSENEQSSVSLEVLLVKVCHKKRKDVSCPVKQVPTGKKQVPLNPETGAGVLVKLGSLPNLLVPSSEFEPSNSHMVKSYSLLFRVSRPGCSRGQIHGLSNGENHHRGDFSDESVNRKRRSSSLREEGETTFVAQMTVFDKNRRLQLLDGEYEVSMQEMEECPIGKKRATWETILDGKRLPPFESFSQGPTLQFTLRWTTDPSDCSTAPVAKPLATRNSDTNQDTRPSTQRATHAQAVKESTHADMQTRREQISAEPRQKLRILYQFQYNNNTRQQTEARDDLHCPWCTLNCRKLYSLLKHLKLSHSRFIFNYVPHPKGAKIEVSINDCYDGSYAGNPQDVHHQPGFAFSRNGPVKRTVVTHVLVCRPKRTKPSLSEFLEPEDGDREQHQQTYVSGHNRLYFHSDSCLPMRAQEMEVDSEDERDPDWLREKTAKQIDEFTDVNEGEKEIMKLWNLHVMKRGFIADNQMNEACLVFAEHNAAAIVEHSLCRNFLLHLISMHDFNLISTLTIDRAMARLRLLQSQKTKRDKGQEEEDEEEDWETAMESQPEPDPDPDPDTAEFKPCSEES encoded by the exons ATGGCTCCGCACAAGCAGAGCTCCTCAGGTGGAGGCCACCACCATGTGGGTTTCGGTTCTGGAGGAAAAACCAACGGGTTGTACCAGCCGCCCTCCGCCGCAGCCAAGAAGCCCAACATGCAACTGATTCAGGCCGACCACGAGTTGTTCCTGCAGGCCTTCGAGA AGCCGACACAAATCTACAGGTTCCTCCGCACAAGAAACTTGATAGCT CCGATATTCCTGCACAGGACGCTCACTTATATGTCCCACAGAAACTCCAGGAGTAACACCAGAAG GAAAACCTCCAAGGTAGACAATCTGTTGTTCAAAGTGGAAAAGATGAGAGGAGAGCAGGAGACCCTCAG TTTGGCCTCCAATCTGCAGCTCACCTTTACTGGTTTCTTCCATACAGCTG gTAAATCGTCTCAGGACAGCGAGAATGAACAGAGCTCGGTTTCTCTGGAGGTCCTGCTGGTCAAAGTCTGCCACAAGAAGAGGAAG GATGTCAGCTGTCCGGTGAAGCAGGTCCCAACAGGGAAGAAGCAGGTCCCTCTGAACCCAGAGACCGGTGCTGGAGTCCTGGTCAAACTGGGCTCCCTTCCTAACTTACTGGTTCCCAGCAGCGAGTTTGAACCCAGTAACTCGCACATGGTCAAGTCCTACTCTCTGCTCTTCAGAGTATCGAGGCCCGGATGCTCCAGAGGCCAGATCCACGGCTTGAGCAACGGAGAGAACCACCACAGAGGAG ATTTTTCAGACGAATCCGtcaacaggaagaggaggagctcgTCTCTCAGGGAGGAGGGAGAAACCACGTTTGTGGCTCAGATGACGGTCTTTGATAAAAACAG GCGTCTGCAGCTGCTGGACGGGGAGTACGAGGTCTCCATGCAGGAGATGGAGGAGTGTCCCATCGGGAAGAAGAGAGCGACCTGGGAGACCATCTTGGATGGGAAG CGTTTGCCTCCGTTTGAGAGTTTCTCTCAGGGTCCGACCCTGCAGTTCACCCTACGTTGGACCACCGACCCGTCCGATTGCTCCACGGCGCCTGTTGCCAAACCTCTGGCCACCCGCAACTCCGATACCAACCAGGACACCCGGCCCAGCACGCAGAGAGCCACGCACGCCCAGG CTGTTAAAGAATCCACGCATGCCGACATGCAGACCAGGAGGGAGCAGATCTCAGCCGAGCCTCGACAGAAGCTACGCATCTTGTATCAG tTCCAGTACAACAACAACACGCGGCAGCAGACGGAGGCCAGAGACGACCTGCACTGCCCCTGGTGTACGCTGAACTGCAGAAAGCTGTACAGTCTGCTGAAGCACCTCAAGCTGTCGCACTCACGCTTTATCTTCAACTACGTG CCTCATCCCAAAGGAGCGAAGATCGAGGTTTCCATCAACGACTGCTACGACGGCTCGTACGCAGGAAACCCTCAGGACGTCCACCACCAGCCCGGCTTCGCCTTCAGCAGGAACGGCCCCGTCAAGAGGACCGTGGTCACACACGTCCTGGTCTGCAG ACCCAAACGAACGAAGCCTAGTCTGTCCGAGTTCCTGGAGCCGGAGGACGGCGACCGGGAGCAGCACCAGCAGACGTACGTCAGCGGACACAACCGGCTGTACTTCCACAGCGACAGCTGCCTGCCGATGAGGGCGCAGGAGATGGAGGTGGACAGCGAGGACGAGCGGGACCCCGACTGGCTGCGCGAGAAAACCGCCAAG CAAATCGATGAGTTCACCGACGTCAACGAGGGCGAGAAGGAGATCATGAAGCTGTGGAACCTTCACGTCATGAAGCGCGG TTTTATCGCCGACAACCAGATGAACGAGGCCTGCCTGGTGTTCGCCGAGCACAACGCCGCCGCCATCGTAGAGCACAGCCTGTGCCGCAACTTCCTGCTGCACCTGATCAGCATGCACGACTTCAACCTGATCAGCACGCTGACCATCGACCGGGCCATGGCCAGGCTCCGCCTCCTCCAGAGCCAGAAGACAAAGAGGGACAAAggccaggaggaggaagacgaagaGGAGGACTGGGAGACGGCCATGGAGTCCCAGCCGGAGCCGGATCCTGATCCCGATCCAGACACGGCCGAGTTTAAGCCCTGCAGCGAGGAGAGCTGA